One window from the genome of Chlamydiota bacterium encodes:
- a CDS encoding sigma-54-dependent Fis family transcriptional regulator, with the protein MAKILLVDDERSLLTVIKAALERDGHEVIATSEPEEALRVIGEDGLDAVVTDLKMSPIGGIEILKEAKARDRDLVVIMITAFGSVETAVEAMKQGAHDYLIKPLHLEALRLSLRRALAHRALVRENVTLKRELAEIYRFDNIVGSSEAIQKVFRKMEKVADTDSTVLIYGESGTGKELVARALHFNSARRDRPFVAVSCGALPESLLESELFGHVKGAFTGAVASKDGLFKAADGGTIFLDEIGATSPAIQSSLLRVLQEREVKPVGATRNIKVDVRVIAASNERLEEMIERGAFREDLYYRLSVIPIDLPPLRERKEDIPLLVEHFIRKAVAKREGGLAIKMSSEVLKLLTAYDWPGNVRELENAIERIAALSDGGLVMREHLPEKIAMAGDDFENAETRNLKAFVQEKERTHIRRVLEETGGDKKAAAKLMGIDLATLYRKIDRLRANGNETRREKEANDS; encoded by the coding sequence ATGGCCAAGATCCTTCTGGTCGACGACGAGCGGAGCCTCCTGACGGTCATCAAGGCCGCCCTGGAGCGCGACGGGCACGAGGTCATCGCCACCTCGGAGCCGGAGGAGGCGCTCCGCGTCATCGGTGAAGACGGGCTCGACGCCGTCGTCACCGACCTGAAGATGTCCCCGATCGGCGGCATCGAGATCCTGAAGGAGGCCAAGGCCCGCGACCGGGACCTGGTGGTCATCATGATCACCGCCTTCGGCTCGGTGGAGACCGCCGTCGAGGCGATGAAGCAGGGCGCCCACGACTACCTCATCAAGCCGCTCCACCTGGAGGCGCTGCGGCTGTCGCTCAGGCGCGCCCTCGCGCACCGCGCCCTCGTGCGGGAGAACGTCACCCTGAAGCGCGAGCTCGCGGAGATCTACCGCTTCGACAACATCGTCGGCTCGAGCGAGGCGATCCAGAAGGTGTTCCGCAAGATGGAGAAGGTGGCGGACACCGATAGCACGGTCCTGATCTACGGCGAGAGCGGCACCGGCAAGGAGCTTGTCGCGCGCGCCCTCCACTTCAACAGCGCCCGCCGCGACAGGCCGTTCGTCGCGGTGAGCTGCGGCGCGCTCCCGGAGTCGCTCCTGGAGTCGGAGCTCTTCGGGCACGTGAAGGGGGCGTTCACGGGGGCGGTCGCCTCCAAGGACGGGCTCTTCAAGGCGGCCGACGGCGGCACCATCTTCCTCGACGAGATCGGCGCGACCAGCCCCGCGATCCAGTCGAGCCTCCTTCGCGTCCTGCAGGAGCGCGAGGTCAAGCCCGTGGGCGCGACGAGGAACATCAAGGTCGACGTCCGGGTGATCGCCGCCTCGAACGAGCGGCTCGAGGAGATGATCGAACGGGGGGCGTTCCGCGAGGATCTGTACTACCGCCTCAGCGTGATCCCGATCGACCTGCCGCCGCTGCGGGAGCGCAAGGAGGACATCCCGCTCCTGGTGGAGCATTTCATACGGAAGGCGGTCGCGAAGCGCGAGGGGGGTCTCGCGATCAAGATGAGCAGCGAGGTGCTGAAGCTCCTCACCGCCTACGACTGGCCCGGCAACGTCAGGGAACTGGAGAACGCCATCGAGCGGATCGCGGCGTTGAGCGACGGCGGCCTCGTGATGCGCGAGCATCTCCCCGAGAAGATCGCGATGGCCGGCGACGATTTCGAGAACGCCGAGACGAGAAACCTGAAGGCGTTCGTCCAGGAGAAGGAGCGGACGCACATCCGCAGGGTGCTCGAGGAGACCGGCGGCGACAAGAAGGCCGCGGCGAAACTGATGGGAATAGATCTCGCCACGCTCTACCGGAAGATAGACCGCCTGCGCGCAAACGGAAACGAAACGAGACGCGAGAAGGAAGCGAATGATTCCTGA
- a CDS encoding type II secretion system protein, with protein MRKSGFTLVEIMIVVAIIGLLAAIAIPNFIRAREQTQKNSCLNNLRQFDSAVQQYALEAGLGTGVDVTAALDPYLTNLTTSSACPGGGTYTIGATGTASSCSTHGSVSTFNE; from the coding sequence ATGAGAAAGAGCGGGTTTACACTGGTGGAGATCATGATCGTAGTCGCGATCATCGGTCTCCTCGCTGCCATCGCCATCCCGAACTTCATTCGGGCGCGCGAGCAGACGCAGAAGAACTCCTGCCTCAACAACCTGCGCCAGTTCGACTCGGCGGTGCAGCAGTACGCGCTCGAGGCGGGTCTGGGGACCGGCGTCGACGTGACTGCGGCTCTCGACCCCTACCTCACGAACCTGACGACGTCTTCCGCTTGTCCGGGCGGCGGCACCTACACGATCGGCGCCACGGGGACCGCGTCGAGCTGCAGCACGCACGGGTCGGTGTCCACGTTCAACGAGTGA
- a CDS encoding tetratricopeptide repeat protein translates to MRRARSVLRGRYLIVALLVGAIYANTMGHGFVWDDPHLIIRNVNTHRLRSIPLHFASEFLGGGRRGGTGPVNAYWRPVVLVTLSLDHALWGLAPVGYHLTNVWLHALNAALVLLLFRLIPRTRPAAFPAAILFACHPLQTNAAAYISGRTDLLAALFVLLGCILLARRLALPAPSGAGEAATACAVGLCTALAAMSKESAFAAPLLLLLTGALSAPSRDGKGAPPAPGRRGVILRLAGASAAALCLVLVCRRLAGLPPPAAAPPSLPILLAAAKSIFVYAALIFFPVGLHMERFLPVPPAVTPATLIPAAAVLLAALVVARALLRRGASPVPLLLCWALAALLPAGNLLPLYPAYADRAIFIGEQFLYLPLAGLSAAIAYAWGSLLGGMARRRLRNSPPHQADESAQCEGDAQPGNGDSGRAGDGTAAQTAWRAGGVATLLLLSALARLHNDYWRDAATFYSETISRSSYSERMQINLGLIRAAEGRYEESERILRNVAARNPRSLLARLNLAHTYLWMHRPDDARAEIEEAARLAPGSPEVRAVSGLLALEEGRPRDAVRELSAAVEAAPRDPALGVKLASALLAAGEPERAERAVREALAVDPSSFEAQMLLAVCCERQGKTREAFEAYRGIARSRPDFGPAVQRAHRLMRNAN, encoded by the coding sequence ATGCGGCGCGCGCGCTCCGTTCTCCGGGGGCGGTATCTCATCGTGGCGCTCCTCGTGGGGGCAATCTACGCCAATACGATGGGGCACGGCTTCGTCTGGGACGATCCGCACCTCATCATTCGCAACGTCAACACGCACCGGCTCCGCTCCATCCCCCTGCACTTTGCCTCGGAGTTCCTGGGAGGCGGGCGGCGGGGCGGGACCGGTCCGGTCAACGCATACTGGAGACCCGTGGTGCTGGTCACCCTGTCGCTCGACCACGCGCTCTGGGGTCTTGCCCCCGTCGGCTATCACCTGACGAACGTGTGGCTGCACGCGCTCAACGCGGCGCTGGTCCTCCTCCTGTTCCGCCTCATTCCCCGCACGCGGCCCGCCGCATTCCCCGCGGCGATCCTCTTCGCCTGCCACCCGCTCCAGACGAACGCGGCGGCGTACATCTCCGGGCGGACCGACCTGCTCGCGGCCCTCTTCGTCCTCCTCGGCTGCATCCTCCTCGCGCGGCGGCTCGCCCTGCCCGCCCCCTCCGGCGCGGGGGAAGCGGCGACCGCCTGCGCCGTGGGACTCTGCACGGCGCTCGCCGCGATGTCGAAGGAGTCCGCATTCGCCGCCCCCCTGTTGCTCCTCCTGACCGGGGCCCTCTCCGCTCCGTCCCGTGACGGAAAAGGCGCCCCTCCGGCGCCCGGGAGGCGCGGCGTGATCCTGCGCCTCGCCGGCGCGTCCGCCGCCGCGCTCTGTCTCGTGCTGGTTTGCCGGCGCCTCGCCGGCCTCCCCCCTCCCGCCGCCGCGCCCCCCTCCCTCCCCATCCTGCTCGCCGCCGCCAAGAGCATCTTCGTGTACGCGGCCCTTATCTTCTTCCCCGTCGGCCTCCATATGGAGCGGTTCCTTCCCGTTCCCCCGGCCGTGACGCCCGCGACCCTCATCCCCGCCGCCGCCGTGCTGCTCGCCGCGCTCGTCGTCGCGCGGGCGCTGCTCCGCCGGGGGGCCTCGCCCGTCCCGCTGCTCTTGTGCTGGGCGCTCGCCGCCCTCCTCCCCGCCGGCAACCTCCTCCCGCTCTACCCCGCGTACGCGGACCGGGCGATCTTCATCGGGGAGCAGTTTCTCTACCTCCCGCTCGCCGGCCTCTCGGCCGCGATCGCTTACGCGTGGGGCTCCCTTCTCGGCGGCATGGCGCGCCGACGGCTTCGCAACTCGCCTCCTCATCAAGCGGATGAATCCGCGCAATGTGAAGGAGACGCACAGCCGGGGAACGGGGACAGCGGGCGGGCCGGCGACGGAACCGCCGCGCAGACGGCCTGGCGCGCCGGGGGCGTCGCGACGCTCCTGCTCCTCTCCGCCCTCGCCCGCCTGCACAACGACTACTGGCGGGACGCAGCCACCTTCTACTCCGAAACAATCTCGCGCAGTTCGTACAGCGAACGGATGCAGATCAACCTGGGGCTCATCCGCGCGGCCGAGGGGAGGTACGAGGAGAGCGAGCGGATCCTGCGAAACGTCGCCGCGCGCAACCCGCGCTCGCTCCTCGCCCGTCTCAACCTCGCGCACACCTACCTCTGGATGCACCGCCCCGACGACGCGCGGGCGGAGATCGAGGAGGCGGCGCGCCTCGCGCCCGGCTCGCCGGAGGTGCGCGCCGTGTCCGGCCTTCTCGCCCTCGAGGAGGGGCGGCCGCGCGACGCCGTCCGGGAACTGTCCGCGGCGGTCGAGGCGGCGCCGAGGGATCCCGCGCTCGGCGTCAAGCTCGCCTCGGCGTTGTTGGCCGCGGGCGAACCGGAACGCGCCGAGCGCGCCGTCCGCGAAGCGCTCGCCGTCGATCCCTCCTCATTCGAGGCGCAGATGCTGCTCGCGGTCTGCTGCGAGAGGCAGGGTAAAACGCGCGAGGCGTTCGAGGCGTATCGCGGCATCGCGAGGAGCCGCCCCGACTTCGGGCCGGCGGTGCAAAGGGCGCATCGACTCATGCGGAACGCGAACTGA